The genome window GATGCGACTCACGGAATGACGCTTTCCGCGGTTTCTCTGTCTTATTATCGGTACATCATGCCTTATGGCCTTGACAAGTTTCGCCGTTTCGCAGTGAATGTGTGGGAAGTTGATACCGACGGAAAATCCGATGAACAGATTGCCGAAGAAGGTCTTTCCCGCATGGAAGGCTGGATGAAGGAACTGGGTCTTGTGATGAATCTTGGTGAGCTGGGAGTAACAGAAGAAATGCTGGACCGCATCGCAGATGGGACGCTTATTATGGAGGGCGGATATAAGGTGTTGAATCATGATGAGGTGCTGGATATTTTGAAGATTAGTATGTGAGCAGGCAAGTGAAAAAAATCAGAAAAGGCTTGAATTTGAAGCGAGCGAATATTTTAAGGAGCGGATAAAAGATCTGGCACTGGATTGAAGAAAAGGATGGGGAATTATTGTAGAAGAGAAGAGGTCTTTGGGGTGGCACGGTTGGGTAATCAACAGAGTCATAACAAATTTTCTTCCTTTCTACGATCAGTTCAGGCGATCCAGTGCCAGAGAGACATTCTGCTGGCACGCGCTATGATTACCCAGTACGGCATGAGTGATGATTTCAGTATGGTCGCTATGGAAACCATCACTGGTGAAGCATTAATTGTGACAGTTTCATCACTCGTCCGTTTGGGCTGAATTTACATGCACCATGATATGTTTTACCTTTTGAAAATTCTTTTCAATATCCTCATGGACTTCTTCCGCAATTTTATGAGATTTCTCCAGAGTATAAGAACCATTCACTGCAATTTCTATATCTATATATATTTTGTTTCCAAAAATACGCGTATGAAGCGAATCTATCCCCATAACTGCTTCGTTTCTCATAACGCGTTCATAAATTTGCCTTTCTGTTTCCTCGTCACAGGAATGATCCACCAATTTATTGACAGCATCCTTAAAAATGTCATATGCAGCTTTAATGATAAATACAAAAATCACTAAACTTGCAATGGAATCCATAACTGGAAAGCCAAGCCTTGCTCCCGCAATTCCTATCAAAGCCCCTACAGAGGAAAACGCATCTGAACGGTGGTGCCATGCATCTGCCAGCAGTGCACTGGAGTCAATTCTTGCTGCATTGACTTTTGTATACCAAAACATAGCCTCTTTGCTTACAATGGAAACGATTGCTGCAACCAGCGCTAAAATCCCCGGTATCTGCAAATCGCCATAATTGCCGGACAGAATATTTTTCAATGCTTCCATCCCAATGCCAAGTCCTGTCATAAACAGAATCATTGCTAGTATAATGGCCGCCACACATTCCATACGCTCATGCCCATAAGGATGTTCCTTATCTGCTTCCTTTGAAGCAAGTCTGATCCCGATAATTACCACTACTGTACTAAACACGTCCGATGCAGAATGAATAGCATCACTAATCATCGCATTGGAATGAGCCACAATGCCCGATATAAGCTTAAACACAGACAATATCAAATTGCCTGTAATGCTCACGATTGACACTCTGTCTGCGACTCTCTGGAAATTATTGTCCGGATCAACATATACTTTTTTCGTCATTCGACTTCCCCACATACTAAGTACCTCCTAAATGTTAGATAGCTCTATGACACCAATATATGTGGGGATTTATTATATTACCTTTATAAAAAAGTATAAAAAATACCCACGAACCAGTATTAGCAACTACTGTCCCGTGGATAGAAGATTCCACTGCCACTCATGTGACCCGACTCCATGACCTATGGTCACGGTCTGTTCAGTTTGTACTGTAGATTTATATGCAGTGCAAAGAGTGTTTATAGATTAACATAGGTATCAAATATTGTCAAGCTGAAATGTGGAAAGTACCGCGGTAAACCTACAAAATTTGGGAAGTACCTTTCAAGGTTTGATGGGGACTAATAATGAGATTGTTGATTTATGGGGCAGGAGTTATTGGGTGTTTATATGCAACACTATTTTAGGAGGTCAAGGCCGGGGCAGGAGAAACTTGTAACAGTGGACATTGCAAGAAGAGAAGACGGATTTCTGATTATTATGGAATTTGGAGACGGGCAGGTCTCAGGATTGCAGCAGCTTGAGGCAGA of Roseburia hominis contains these proteins:
- a CDS encoding cation diffusion facilitator family transporter, encoding MWGSRMTKKVYVDPDNNFQRVADRVSIVSITGNLILSVFKLISGIVAHSNAMISDAIHSASDVFSTVVVIIGIRLASKEADKEHPYGHERMECVAAIILAMILFMTGLGIGMEALKNILSGNYGDLQIPGILALVAAIVSIVSKEAMFWYTKVNAARIDSSALLADAWHHRSDAFSSVGALIGIAGARLGFPVMDSIASLVIFVFIIKAAYDIFKDAVNKLVDHSCDEETERQIYERVMRNEAVMGIDSLHTRIFGNKIYIDIEIAVNGSYTLEKSHKIAEEVHEDIEKNFQKVKHIMVHVNSAQTDE
- a CDS encoding ATP-grasp domain-containing protein, whose protein sequence is MQHYFRRSRPGQEKLVTVDIARREDGFLIIMEFGDGQVSGLQQLEAERFYRAFRI